Within the Bacteroidota bacterium genome, the region GGCACAGGATTGTATGTTCGTTCGCTCGTCGATGGATTGTTCGCAGGTCCCGGACGGAAGGAAGACCTGCGTGATGATTTGGAAGCCAGACTGGAGTCTGAAGGAGCAGAGGTCCTACTTGAGGAATTGCGCCGCGTTGACCCCGAAGCAGCGGCGAGGATGCTTCCCTCGAATCAGCGCCGGATCATCCGGGCGCTCGAAGTTTACTACGCCACCGGCAAACCGATCTCTCAGCATCATGATGAGCACAAGAAGAAAAAAATCTTCAACCCGGTATTTGTCGGATTGCATTGGGAGAGGAAAAGATTGTACGAACGGATCGATTCGCGGGTCGAGAAAATGCTGGCGGCCGGTTTTGTGGATGAGGTGAAAAATCTGCTCTCCCGCGGCTATGACGACCGCCTCAAATCACTTCAGACGGTCGGCTATAAGGAGGCGTTTGCCTTCTTGCGAGAAGAGATCGCCATCGACCGCATGGCTGAACTGATGAAACAGAATACGCGGCGGTTTGCAAAACGCCAGTTAACGTGGTTCAGAAAGGATGAGCGGATTCGCTGGTTCGACATCGAAAAAGAGGATGAGATTCCTCAGATCGCCGAAGAGGTTTTGATTTTACTGAAATAATTTTGTATTATGATCCTATGGGCCGTTAGCTCAGCTGGGAGAGCGCGTGAATGGCATTCACGAGGTCAGCGGTTCGATCCCGCTACGGTCCACATACCTTTCAGATTTTTCCAACCGCCCAGAACGCAAAAAGGGAACAGCGATGTTCCCTTTTTTATTGTCGGGGCGGGGAGATTCGAACTCCCGACCTCTTGGTCCCGAACCAAGCGCTCTAGCCAGGCTGAGCCACGCCCCGTCTCTCTGCTCCTTCTAAGCTCTTCAAACATATCAATATACGAACGATTGCCCGCTTTGTCAACGAAGTTTACATAATATGATTCGCCGATCCGTCTTCTTAAAAAAGATAGAGGCGTGATTTTTTTCCATTTTGTACTTGACAAATGCCTTCCCATAGTATATATTCCACTATAGTAAATATATATATACTATGTAAAGGATTTCACTATGTCGTCTGTCGATCTCACTTCCCGCCAGCAAAAGGTCTATAACTTCGTGAAACAGTTCATCGAGGAGAACGGCTATCCGCCGACGCTGCAGGACATCTCTGATAAGTTGAAGATCCAGCCGAGCGCCGCGCGGATGCATCTTCTTCTGATGGAGAAGAAAAAGGCGCTGCGCTATGTTCCGAACACGTCGCGGGGGATCGAACTGCTGCATGAACGGCCGGCCGGCATCCCGATCTACGGAAGCGCGCCGGCGGGGCATCCGTTTGCCTCCCAGGAAAATATGGTCGATACGTTCGAGGTCCGGCGCTACATCACCGCCTCCGACGATCTCTTCGGCATTTACGTGCGCGGCGACAGCATGAAGGACGCGCAGCTTTCTACCGGCGACCTCCTGTTTGTCGACCCTAAAAAGGACCCCCGCAACGGCGAGATTGTCGTTGCTGCTGTAGAAGGGGAGCCGACCATCAAACGGTATTATAGAGAAGAGGCGGGCATTGTGCTCCGTCCGGAAAACAAAAAATACAAGCCGATTCACGTCAGCAGGAGCGACGAGAATTTCAAAGTGCTCGGCGTTGTGGTCGGCATGATCCGGGCGCTTGACAAAAAGAAGATCGATGCATTGACCGATGAATACAAGGCATATTCGAAAGCGTCATGAGAAGCGAGGCGGTTATGGCAACATCGACATATTCTGTAGAAGAAGAACGCCAGATCAATTTTTATCTTAAGCGGATCCTTGACCTGCTGAGCGTGCGCATTCCGGACGATCATTTTGGGACAGTGGAGATCGCTTTCCCGCGCCAGAACGGGAAGATCGCCGGGGAGGTGGAAATCAAATTGAGGTCAAAACACCGCCGGGGGAAAATAGACTAATGGGGTCGATGTTTGGTAATTCTCGTAGGAGCTCATGATGTCCCGTGCAACCGGAACTTTTGAAGTGAAACTCGACCCTCAGGCCTTGGCAGACAGATCCGCAAATGCTATGCTGGGAAGATTGTCGATCAATAAACAGTTTCATGGCGACCTCGAAGCGGTCAGCAAAGGAGAGATGCTGAGCGCGGGGACGGGCGTCAAAGGCTCGGCGGGGTATGTTGCGATCGAGCAGGTGGATGGAACCTTGCACGTTGCCGCAGCGGCAGTTTTGTGCTGCAGCATAGCGGTACGATGACGCGCGGCGCTGCCCAATTGAGCGTGACCGTGGTTCCCGATTCCGGTACCAATCAACTGGCCGGGCTTGCCGGCACGCTGGTCATCACGATTGTTGATGGAAAGCATTTTTACGATTTCGATTATACGCTCGGGGAAGTTCATTAAGGTAACTGTCTGCCAACACCGTACAATCGTAAGGAGAATATCATCATGGGCAAACAACTGATCTTGCGGAAGACGATGCGCATCGATGCTCCGGTGCCGAAGGTGTGGGAAGCATTGACTTCTCCGGCGTTGATAAAGCAATACTTCTTCGGAACCACGGTCATCTCCGATTGGAAAGTTGGTAGTCCCATCCGTTTTACCGGAACGTGGGAAGGGAAAGGATACGAGGACAAAGGGACGATCCTGAAATTTGAAAAACAGAAAGTCTTCCAATACAATTATTGGAGCTCTTTTTCGTCGCTCCCCGATGCTCCTGAAAATTATTCCGTTCTGACGTTTGAGCTCACGCCGCGCGGCAACAGCACCGAGCTTTTGCTGACGCAGGACAATATTCCCAGCGAGGCGGCGCTGGAGCACACGGGCAAGAATTGGGACGGTGTGCTGGGGACGATGAAGAAGCTGGTGGAGAAATAAAATATAGCCGCGAAATCATCCAGGGCAAAATAATCAAGGGAAGAAATAGTGAAAGGGCAGACTTCTGAACGGCAAAACGTACGATGAGATGCCTGAAATGCTAGAGCTAGAAAGAGTATAGTGCTATGAACTCATCCAGGATGTCGATGCTATTTGTTGTAGTTTTTCTTTTCATTTTTTTCAATTTGAGATTATATGCCCAGGATTCCTCGCATTCAACAACTAAGGAAACAGCCGTGACGTCTCAGAACAACAACCATCGTATCGACTATATCGAATTCTCCGCCACGGATATTCCGGCGATTAAGAGCTTTTACACGGCTGTTTTTGGCTGGAAATTCACCGATTACGGTCCGGATTATGTCAGTTTTGAGGATGGCCGGATCAGCGGAGGCTTTGCAAAGGCTGCGAAGATTTCCGGGAACGGGGCGCTCATCGTCATTTATGCTACTGAGCTGATGAAAACGGAGGAAGCCGTTGTCCGCAGCGGCGGGAACATAACGAAGCCGCCGTTCGATTTCCCCGGCGGACGCCGTTTTCATTTTACTGATCCGAGTGGAAATGAACTTGCCGTATGGAGCGAGAAGTAGCGGATGATATAATGTTCTGTTGTCACCCCCCTTGATTTCCCCTTGGGAGAGAGGGAAATCCTGTCCCTCCCCTTTCAGGGGAGGAGCAGAGCGGGGTTTGGATAAACTGATTTGACATAGCACCAGGGTTGTTGAGAAACTCAAGCCCGGTTTTACGGAGAACACAGAGGGCGTTCCCGTGAGCCGGGCTTCTTCATTTTACATATCGCAAGGAGGTTATGATGATCACGCTGGAGCAGCAAAAGATATTTGTGGGGATGGGGGGATGGGATTTGCCGCCGTTTCACCGGTACTTCTATCCGCCGAAACCGAAGAAGAATTTTCGGAAGCTGGAATTCTACAGCCAGTTCTTCGACAGCGTGGAGATCAATGTCACCTTCTATAATACGGCTCTTACCGCCGACCATGCCCGCCGCTGGCTGGACGATGTTGCAGGGAACGAGAACTTCATGTTCACGGTAAAGCTCTACCGCGGATTC harbors:
- the miaA gene encoding tRNA (adenosine(37)-N6)-dimethylallyltransferase MiaA, with the protein product MELNSPLPTILVIVGPTGSGKTSLALTIAKRTPAEILSADSRQVYRYLTIGTAKPSADELKEAKHYFIDEILPDQHFSAGEFGVEGRKIIGDIVKRKKLPIVVGGTGLYVRSLVDGLFAGPGRKEDLRDDLEARLESEGAEVLLEELRRVDPEAAARMLPSNQRRIIRALEVYYATGKPISQHHDEHKKKKIFNPVFVGLHWERKRLYERIDSRVEKMLAAGFVDEVKNLLSRGYDDRLKSLQTVGYKEAFAFLREEIAIDRMAELMKQNTRRFAKRQLTWFRKDERIRWFDIEKEDEIPQIAEEVLILLK
- the lexA gene encoding transcriptional repressor LexA; its protein translation is MSSVDLTSRQQKVYNFVKQFIEENGYPPTLQDISDKLKIQPSAARMHLLLMEKKKALRYVPNTSRGIELLHERPAGIPIYGSAPAGHPFASQENMVDTFEVRRYITASDDLFGIYVRGDSMKDAQLSTGDLLFVDPKKDPRNGEIVVAAVEGEPTIKRYYREEAGIVLRPENKKYKPIHVSRSDENFKVLGVVVGMIRALDKKKIDALTDEYKAYSKAS
- a CDS encoding SRPBCC domain-containing protein encodes the protein MGKQLILRKTMRIDAPVPKVWEALTSPALIKQYFFGTTVISDWKVGSPIRFTGTWEGKGYEDKGTILKFEKQKVFQYNYWSSFSSLPDAPENYSVLTFELTPRGNSTELLLTQDNIPSEAALEHTGKNWDGVLGTMKKLVEK
- a CDS encoding VOC family protein; translated protein: MTSQNNNHRIDYIEFSATDIPAIKSFYTAVFGWKFTDYGPDYVSFEDGRISGGFAKAAKISGNGALIVIYATELMKTEEAVVRSGGNITKPPFDFPGGRRFHFTDPSGNELAVWSEK